The DNA region AAATCTTAATGtcgtaaatatatgtatatgttctcaagattcaaaaaaataaaactaaagtaattgaaatgtaattaattacatttatcaaagtaattgagagtaattaattacatttttaaaaatcaatgtaattgtaattgcaagtaattgataaaattgtcaatgtatttgaaactaattaattacttttcaaagtaattgaccccaactctgATTGATTGAAAGATGTACTGTGACGCTTATGtcatacataaaatattttaacagcAATTCAACATACCAAAAGATATCGATTTATAGCTTATATATTTGGAAActaacaaattatataaattaaactCCCTGTTAAGGAAACTTTATAACATACATATGATACATAATGACTATATTGCGTGACAATATTCTAATGATTAATAGCattaatttatatatgtaaagTATAAATATTGTTCAGATGCCATTGTTGAGAGAAGCGTACCATTGTAAAAGCAATTTAAACATCTAATCAGTTCTTTGTGTGTAAAGAAGGCAAATAAACCAAACCATTTCAGCTGTTCAGGAGGATTACCAGACAAAGTTCAAAGAATTCCAAAGATATTTCGTATATAGAAATTATATCATACACAACAGTTGAAATGGTAAGCTAATTTTACCAAATTTCTTTTGATGCAGAGTTAAAAACTTCTGTGCAAAAAGTATATttatcagtaaaataaaatgttcaaaagaTATGGAAGTAATGAGCAATATAGATTAAACCAAAAAAAGGGGGTTTTCCCAAAGTGACTGCTGAACTATGAACAAAACCATTTTGCTGTGTCTATTTACATGTCTATGTTGAATCTTTATTCAAGTAtccatataaaataataatattatcgAACTTTTTAAccagaaaataatgaaataagacGACACATTAACAATGCATGCAAGTTATCATAGACGttattataaacatttgattaACTGGTGTCATTAAATGAACTATACACTACTAAGTAAGGCATTTtctaaacaataaaaggaatgaaATGCTGGCAAATTAATTGAATATGGTTATATCGTAATTTTAGCCAGTAATAACTATGTGAAAAGAATCGAATCGAATATCAATAAGAAACAGAAAATTTTCCCAAGagatgtaaatacaaaaaattcaGCAAGTTGTGCTTTCAGCCAGGCATAAAATTGTTGTTAAATACCTTTGAATACAGAATTGTATGAAGCGTTGATCCAACCTGATAACAAATCAAACATGGTTTGTATGTACGTACTTGAAAATTCTTAGACTTAAGCGTTCTTTCTCCTCCCAGCAGTTCGTCACTTGCTCCCTGGTGTGGCTTCTCGCAGCCTTGTCTGTGGCCCATGGGGACTGTAATAACTCACTGACAACGTCACTGATCAAGAACCAACTCAGTTCTCTAGAGAAAGCCATCAACATGTTGGACAATGTCTCTAAATGTACATGTCGTGAGTCTTAAGCGTTTTGCACTGTTTTTGGACATTTTGAAAGGATATAATAAGATTTCATGACACATTTAATTATAATCCTGGTACTATTAATAACTTTGGAATCTCGCAATGGGTTAACCTGGTAAATGTGTGACTTACGATACTAGTAATGTCGACCAATTTCTAAAATGTTGGACAAAATTCGCCATCAAGAacaacaatttaaattaaacatggttttgtttatatttctcTATTTTCATTTCTAGAGATTATATTTACCTATTTATTAAATCTTATCACAGTTTCAGACTCGCTAACTTCTTCAGTGCTTTATACTGACAATTAACAGTTTATTGAATCAAACAATTCAGAAAGAGAAGCGATGAGAAAGTATAGTACATTGTCTCTTAAATGTTCATGGCTTCATTTTAGCCTCCAAAGACCAAGTCGTTTTTCACGCAGAAATGGGTTCCAGTAAAACCTATCATAGGACCTCAGTTTGGGTCTATGATATAGTGGTCACCAATGTAGGAAATGCCTACAATCCAAGCACGGGAAAATTCACTGCACCTACAAATGGTATCTACCAATTCAACTGGTATACTTTGAGTGATCCTAAAGTTACGTCACATCCAGGGTTGTTTGTAAATGGACAAATAAAAGCGCGCCAGGCAGCAAACAACAATGGTGGTACTAGCCAATATATCACAGCTGGTAGCAGCATGGCCCTCCCACTGAAAAAGGGTGATGTAGTTTGCATTATGGATGTGTATGGAGGGACGGCTACATTACGAAGTCAGTGGACGGCGTTTGGTGGCGTGctgataaattgataaaatgtgcCATCAGAGCTTGTGGGGTCGAAATAAAGCAAAACAAATAGCTAGTGTGTATGTTATCATTGAGAAAACTACACCAGTCTTTATAGTTGCTTGTGGCTGATTATCTTTATAGGTTTAAGTCCGACTGTTTAATAAGTTTGCGGTgttcatttgaaaatatttctattattctGTGTTTTTCCATCAAATTCTGTGATccttaaatgcctctaaatgcaacaacataatcactgcgtatgaatttacatgtaatttacataaacagttctcaaacagtgatttctatgttatcggttaaaaatatatttcaaacttgttgtcaaaacacaatgttttaaagctatttaacaataaaattgattttattgtttaaagcaaaatttctGCTGGAGTTATTGTAACAAAAGTTGCAGAGGAGGTAAATATTCTATTATCAAATAATCATcacttaaaattattttcaaattatcaaaaaattatcaCTTCGTATTACTCTTACACTGAGTATTAAGTTGGCATGTGAATAGTTCCGCGATGTTTTCTACTGAGAAGGGACAACGTCTGAGAAGGTTTTGAATCTCGTCAATTTAGTAATTTGCATTGCATTCAAACTGCATGTTACATGTGAACATAATGTTTATATTGCGTGACATCCTTCCTGCTATTATTTACCGCAATCAATATTTGAATAGATATATTTAAGTGAAACAGACAGCCATGATTTAAAGGACAGgtgacacaaaatcattttcttctaaaaacattttctatgataaatataaatcagtttataacaatttttctaTTTGACTAGCAGCAGATAAGAACACACAGCTCAATTAAGTGTGCTGAAAATCCCAGCTGCAACAGATCTCCGAGTTTTGCCGATCTTTAATGAGATAAGAAACCCCTGTGCGTTATTCGTCAAAGATGACATAGTCAGCTATCGGCTACATAGTAAACAGAGCAATGGACGAGGATTTATTTACACGTACAGGATAGTGTATTTGTGTTGCAAATGATGCTTTTGAAATAAAGTGAATTtattaaaagcatattttattgaaaagtttAGTGGATTAACCCTCTCTTGAAAACAAAGTAGGAAGATTATAGAATGTACAAGATTACATGTTGTATTATTGGTTAATggagtttttgagaaattttgtgTACATAAGATAGTGgtaatagaaattgaaaaaaagtaattagATTAGAATGAATCTGAAGATTCTGTGATTGATAATCATTTATAGCAGATTATTAGCCAGACAGGCAACCACTTGTTCAGATTGACagtattcagtttgaaataaattgtttgaatATGTATATTAATCCAATCATGCAGATCCAAAACATTGATTTGAATAAGTTGATattaatctaaatatttttttctttaaaaaaactcaaCCGGGAGCACGATGAGTTAGATTTTTATTATACTACAGTCATATAAATCCTTTTTTGTGTACTATTTGTAACAATTGGTgttgctgtaaaaaaaaataattcattgtcCATCTGAATCTAATGTCAGTATATAAGATGTCATCAGTGTGCATAACAGCTCCTTTTGGGGCTTTTTGTTTAGGTTTGAACAATACagaataaattataaatgtacaCAAATCAAAAGTACTACCTAAAAATGATCTTCATAAACTATTAAAAGAAAGATCAAATTACATTTGGATAAAATTCAAGGAGTCTTGAGATTAATACGTTTTTAAACCCTGAATACTATGTTAAAAAACGACTGTTTCAGTCTTTACTGCTTATGAAATTTGGTagttcttttaattaaatttcaataaacaaacatgatcaaataccatactaaaaaatgaaattaaaaaatgtttcggTTATTAGTATTGAGATTAAAGTAGACCCCTGATTTTGTGGAACTAAAGAAATTTACAAACACATTTGCTTACAGGTACCAGGATTTCTGGTATTACTTCTTAAATCAAAAAATCCTTTATTAAGTACAATTAACGTAATTAGGGTTTATTTAGGGTTTAAGATCCAGTGAAATTCCTGGTTACGAAAAGACTCTATACATTATCACTTACTATGtgttgacaaaacaaaatcCTTTCTTTAGAAACAATGATTCcatgtttttaatgatttttatcttttaaaaatccaacATCCGACATAGTTTTTCCAGCATGAAGTATATAGATCAATGAAAAGTTAACAGTAcaggtcacaatttttactctTATTCATGATTGCTGAGGAAACAGAAATGGGATTTCTAAGCGTAGAATAACTCTGTTTATGTACTGGGTTCTCTAACTTTTAATAGCAGTGAGCAAAAGTTAATGACTTCAGATTTTAGATAAGAGCAATTTAGAAATCCCTATGGTTGAAAGATACAGCGAATGGGCAGTGTGTCGGCTATTACGTCGCACCGAAGGTTTCCGATCTCAGAGGCTTCAGATATGCATATTGAGGTCACGCGTTTTATCAGCTCAGTAATTCAGCAATAGCTGTGAAACAGATGGGAGTAGTAAGGAAAATTTTGCAGAAATTGTATCTCACTCACAATTCAACTTGTTGGTCAATGTTTTTGTGATTGTGTCACCTGTCCTTTAAGGACACTTGTCAGTCTGTGTAAGGTAGACAGTAGCATTGTGAAGGTGGAAAACGCAACTCAAGAGGATTCCAAAGTTAGAAAATTTTGCAGTTGCAGATATTGACTCTATCAAACACGGAATTCGAAAATGGTAAGCTGGTCAGTTTTGAGAATTTTGtcagaataaatcaaatcaatttttccTATGTATAAAAATTACCATCCACTTTTCTGCAGATATGCGTCTGTTAGCCAAAGTTCCAATGCATGTTTTCTTTAGGTCATGGCAAATGGTACATTATTGGATTAGGATATTATAAGATGTAGGGAATTTGCTATactgaaagaaaattttattaatgGCAGCAGCCTGAATCTTTTAATGATGAATATTCGAGATAAGAGATAGACATTTAGGGTTAATAGTACGTTAATGCAAAATCAACTGCTTATTTatgtcatttatataaaaacaagatCATTTTTAGAgtaatatgagctgtattttttagaattttattttgctgcaaaaacctgcaaGTATGATAAGTCTAAATTTaaagcattaatttaaatgataaataagatttgaaaaaaaaatcattaatttctgtcagaagaaagatttctcctCTAAGGAATAAAAAGCagttcaatttttgtacagggcGACAATAATTCAACTTTGCTCCAATTAAAgcttcttaatggcttttcccCACAAATATGgctaaaagaaatttaagaaccatggtatttttgtcattttagtagaaaataacttttcgtaaaaaaatattttaacatgaaaattgcagctcatatggTTGAAAATAATGATTCACATTACTAGTATTATACCGTATACATTCACATGGAATTGGGTATTACTTTCTGAACTCTACGACATGTTCCTTGCATTGAGCTTCATGGTTCTTGTCTTTTGCAGCAACTGGTCaccatttctttctttttgtggGTTCTGGGCTTGTCTATAGTCCGTGGTAACTGTAACAACACACTGACGACGTCATTATTCCAGAACCAACTCAGGCTGCTGGAGAAACTCATCAACCTGTTGGATGTTTCCAAAAGTACGGTTACATGTATTTCGTAATTACGCGTTTCTATTCCTTCCGTTCCATCATTTGGTTTCTTTCTTTAGACTGATTTCACTGACGCCTTTACTATGACGTATCCTCAACGTGGTTACTGTGGTACAAAGCTTTATCATTGAGGTGCCACTTGAGAAATGGTTTGTCGAGTAATCGTGAATGAAAATCTTTCTAATGCATTCCTAAATGATGAGTAAATTATTCCTTTAATCTAAACCATACGATGGATTCGATAGCTTTTAAGATGTTTTGTTTGAAACATTCTGCATTTGAGACTTATGGTGATATTGAGGaggccatatacatgtacgtttgttttgaatcaaagcatttattttttatttgaaaagaatTTGCCCATTTATATATCaacattttactgttttttttttatgaattgctaaagcatagtaaaaattaattatcacTCACAATCCATGACGAATTAATAAGGCCGTTGAAAATAATTACAAGTAAGTCAattcaatgagagagagagagagagagagagagagtagtcTACATTACTTTTATATGTCAACTAACTGCTCATTTCATTGTAGCTTCAAAAAGTCCAGTAGTTTTCCACGCAGAACTGGGTTCATATAAAACCTACCATCACGGCTCTATCTGGGTCTATGACAAAGTAGTTACCAATGTAGGAAAGGCCTACAATCCTAGCACAGGGACATTCACCGCACCGACAGACGGGATCTACCAGTTCAATTGGTATACTATGAGTGATCCTAAAACAATGTCGCATGCCGGGTTGTTTGTAAATGGAGCAATAAAAGCTCGTCAGGCAGCAAATAACAATGGTGGCAGTGGTCAGTGGTTAACAGCGGGTAGCAGTATTGCCCTACCCCTGCACAAGGGAGATGTCGTCTACATAAAGGATGTCTATGGATGGAAAGCACAACTACGAAGTCACTGGACAGCGTTTGGTGGCGTACTGATAAAATGACATTTCGTCTGTTCAGGTTTGTAAGggtgaaataaagaaaaactacTAGACTAAATATTAAGCTTTATCTTTGTACATATTATATCAGAAAGTATTGACAAGGCCGGGGGATGGAAAACAATCAAGTTGGgataaaaatataaaccatCACAAATTATGAGATTTTGTTTTACCACGTTTTACCCAAAACTTTTTATTAAGGtcaagatgtaaataaaaaggtGCCAACAGGttaatgaaattcaagataaaaaTTTTCTCAAGGACGCTTCATAACAATTTTATAGCTTTGTTTGATAAGGAGTACCTTGGCTTCAATTTTGGTAAACTCATTGAaacaatcatgttttaaactgtcattttctatgaaatatgaaggaaaaaagtaataaaaatcagaccctctctctatatatttacattttccagtgcctttgcctgtgataacactacgtatcaattttgtactaaaaaacccataatacaagtgacgccaaattgaggcgccagcgggttTTGCttgtttatgtttaaatatttaatcgcacaatggctaaaaattatataaatatgagtaataaggaatcattctttgaatattatgcgGTGATAATTTCgttcggggcgtgatcaaatctatcataaagcccttcgggctttattggatttgatcatgccccgatcaaattatcacatcataatactcaaagaatgattccttattccttacaTAATACAGATTTCACACAGAGACTTTCTCTGTTTGTGAATATGATTAAGTTGGGGAATAGCTTGGTAGGATGCCACTCGGCTTTCTACTGGTTGCTAATGGAAAAGAGAAACAATtccgtaaaattaaaacaagttctttattctttaGACGTCGGATGGAAagtgcattaaaacaaaaacatatttcgAAACACCCTGTAGTAAAACACCGCAATGCGAGAAAGCGAGATCGTTTTTACGCTTATAATCTAAGGATCGATAATTCCGCATAAGTATGAAAATGCATAACGCTTATAAAATGCAAGAAAactagaaaacaaaatataaactgttgtcattaaataattaaagaggAAATAACTTACAAATATTACTTAGCTGACGAATTTCTACCGATTCTTAAATTCACCTTCTCGCACTGAAGAGTTCACTACAGGTTTACAATAATTACGCGGCgaattcaaactttataaaaacagCATTTAACAGCATagaaattcaataataaaaatcacacATTTAGACGAAATGAAGCAAAATTATGTATCAtggcataataaacaatgacgcgaaatatctttttatagaaatgaaaactaaaattcTGGAATGACAAATTCATAGTTCCGCCgaataataagaaatatatagtTAATCAATGTTCttaagtattttaaacaaaacaaactaaaatttatcaaaattagcaacagaaaaaaaaaaaaataaaataatataatgaaaacCTTAAATACTGAAAATAGATAACATTTCATTCAAGCTTACCTAATGGAAAAGAGAAACAATtccgtaaaattaaaacaagttctttattctttaGACGTCGGATGGAAAGTGAATTAAGTAAATTCACCAACCATCCGGCTTAATTTGGAATTGCTCTCATTGACCAATCAGGATACTTGATTTAAATGCTAGCGGGCTAATTTCACAGAATTTCTTCTACGAGCTGACACTGATTACTAAAGGCCAAAAAGGTGATATATTCAATTGGATGAATTTCGATGTACGTATGATAACAAAGAGAAGATTAAGTAAAGCCGAAATGAGTAAATAAGTTTTCTGACGTAATGAAAATAGAATAATCTTCGCGAGTCGCTAAAGTGTCGCTCTGATAACACAAAGAATTTATCTTCAAAGGTTTGCCTGAACGAGGAATTTGTcagtttatttaacaaattaactTATTGTCCGACAATCTGTCGTAACTAAATAATTTCCAGAAAAGTGTCAAATTGTTTAGATGCCATGgttatacaattaaaaagtaaaacgctaccaataaatttcctcgattaagaaataaagtttaacttttaacagtgagaaaaaaaaaacaaagcatttaaaataagtaaaatttaaatgattttgaaataaaaattgtaactctaaaatgctaaaaatagaaaaatgtatgttttaagaaattttgTACAGTGAATGTATAAATTGGTGTATAAATTTCaccaatgaattttaaatgtaaagttCCTATCGCGAATTTTCCGTGAAGTTGCGGTTAGCCCGGTAGCATGCCAATCGGCTTTCTACTAAAAATACTACCCAACTTTCACGAACGTatcttgtatttgatttgtattcTAGACTGTAAATTGTAATGTAAAAGTTCTTAACATCCATATGGTGAATTCAGGGGAAAGCTCAATTCGTTACACTCGCTCAAGTTTACGCTGAATAAAAACtccaaaacgaaacaaaagttCAACAAGTTGTATTTAAGTTGAAGAAATAACGGTACATGGTATTCCAATGAAAACCGATTCTCGGAGTTCCGAGAGAACAACTTAAGAACGTGCGGAGATTCCTGCACGGACAGTCCAATATAATTCTGTACACAAAATCGACACTAACGTGCGGAAATCCAGCACAGCTAGCCCGATATCACACACACTCCACTAACGTGCGGGGTTCCAGCACAGTTAGCCCAATATAACACTACGCTAACGTGCGGGGTTCCAGCACAGTTAGCCCAACCGTTCTCTTCCAGATCTAAAACATTCTCtctaacaattattttttttttttgacaggcATTGCTTTTTTTGACAAAGGAATAGTAATGACATGCcagaaaagtaaacattcaca from Crassostrea angulata isolate pt1a10 chromosome 7, ASM2561291v2, whole genome shotgun sequence includes:
- the LOC128191672 gene encoding uncharacterized protein LOC128191672 produces the protein MLDNVSKCTCPSKDQVVFHAEMGSSKTYHRTSVWVYDIVVTNVGNAYNPSTGKFTAPTNGIYQFNWYTLSDPKVTSHPGLFVNGQIKARQAANNNGGTSQYITAGSSMALPLKKGDVVCIMDVYGGTATLRSQWTAFGGQLVTISFFLWVLGLSIVRGNCNNTLTTSLFQNQLRLLEKLINLLDVSKTSKSPVVFHAELGSYKTYHHGSIWVYDKVVTNVGKAYNPSTGTFTAPTDGIYQFNWYTMSDPKTMSHAGLFVNGAIKARQAANNNGGSGQWLTAGSSIALPLHKGDVVYIKDVYGWKAQLRSHWTAFGGVLIK